In Syngnathus scovelli strain Florida chromosome 16, RoL_Ssco_1.2, whole genome shotgun sequence, the genomic stretch CAGGACGCAGTGAAAGCAGCCGGTCTAGTGATGGGTGTGAGCGTGGATTCAGCTTGGCTAATGTTGAGGTTTTGCCGCTCAACAGACTCAAAATCGAGTACGGCACTGGGATGGTGGTAAAGTGACAGGCCTGGGAAAGCTACTTTATTTCCCAATGATCTTGCTGACAAACGAGTCCAGTTCCTCATCATCTTTGATCCCCACAAACTGGTCGACGACGTCGCCTCCTTTCATGGCAATTACCGTTGGAACTGCAGATACCTAAGAGgttaaatgcaattaaaacaccTCAACAGATGCTAATTTGCATTAGCATTAAGATAGCGGGACAATTGTCTTACTGGGAGTGGCATTAAACAAATTGATGGCTGCAGATTGGGCATACGGGATTTAAGTAACTATTTTGCAGCAGATCCAATTATGAGCATTATGGTACAGGACTTTTTCCTCACTAACCAATTCACCAGTGTTAACCTCACCCCATATTCAATAGCCAGGTCTGTGTGATCGTCAATGTCGACTTTTGCCATGGCGACACGGCCTTTTTGTTTTGCGATAGCCTTCTCCAACCTCGGTCCAAGGATTTGACAAGGACCGCACCACCTGgaagcaaacaaaaatgtttctttCATTCAAAATGACACTCTGTGTTACTTCAAATAAACAGTTATTATTGTGTTGCACAATTTAGTTCCTAAAGAATGACAAATGATCTGCACTGTGCTTACTCACTGTGCATGGAAGTCAATCAGCACTGGCAGCTCACTGTTGACGACCCTCTCTGTAAAATCTTCATTATCCTGCACAGTGAAGGAGACCTGACGACGGGATGTGTGAGGAAGACCGCGAGGCAGAGCATGTGTGGGGGAGAGGAAGGAGACCCGGGGTGAGGATGGCTGCAGGGAGGTGGAAAAGGAAGCGGAGACGACAGCAGGAGAGGATGCTGGGAGGCGGCGGATGTCTTTTGCTGAGAGCGTCCAAATCCTGCGCGCTAGCAACCTGTGAGCCATCTGAGAACATGATATAAGACATTATTAGAGAGTTTCCAGAAATAAAGTAGTAAATTAAGTTCATTTACTCTTTCCGCCTTCTATATTTATCGACCAATCCAAACTATTCCAACTTCCAcaatattttattcattcagAACTTCGATTTAACTTTTCCCATTCCCTAAATTGCTATAATTTGAGATTTTGTACATAAAAAACGAAGCATACAAATAATACCCACGAAGTCTTAGCATTTCAGGTTTTAACCACGCAATTTCGATACAAATTGAATCCCCAAATTTTGGTTTAGTAAATTATTCTCTGCCATTCTCTTCGAAAGTGATTTGCGGGTAATTGTTAGCTTCGTAACTATCAAGAGCAAATCCATTCCTTCCTCCATTATGAAGCGTTACATATGACTTTGCCCTCTTCGCCCTCCTCCTTGCCCAAAACCTACCCAGCTTGCTCAAACCGGAATacagaacaaataaaataaaaacaacatttcGACCTAGGTTTACAGACGTCGCATTCACACAATGGCAGTCTAATAAAAGTAAAGTATTTGACATTTTACCTTGCTCCTTCTCTATCGGTGCGCTTGGTCTCAAGGACCAAAGAAGTACTTCCGGTGTATCTTTTGTCGCGGGGCCTTTTAACGCCTCTCATTTACACAACGTTGTCATTACTGCCCCCTTGTGGTTAAGCAAAGAATGGCATACACGTAAAAGCTGTTAAGTGGCTTAAGTCATCATCTAATCAACTCATTTAGAGCACTTAATAAGTCCAGACTCGACGGTCAAATCATTGAATgcagaaaaaaggaaagaaaaataataattaaaaaaaggaaaagacaaaAAGTTATAACTTGATTCTATCTTTGTCTCATTTGTGTAGACTTTAATGTGGATTTCTCATACAAAGATATCAAATATTACATTTTTAGAACCAAGGTCAACAAGTTTCAAAGTTCAAATGCACAGTGGGACAAATATGAACTGTCTGACCTTTTAAAATAACCAATGGCAGACAGCCGCAAGGAATACAAACTTCTGACTGCACTTCAGACatcaaagaataaaaaaaaaaaaaaaagccaaagcaaAAAAAGGAAGAGCATGCACTGTGCAGGTAAAGATAAATATTTATTACGAGAATTGACAGAGGGGCGTGGCAGACGGTAAGTATTTGGACTTACATCACTACAAATAACATGCAAAGGATATTTGTATCCAAGCGGCAGGCCACAGCAGAGACAGAAGTCCCACTTTCCCAGAACCCATCTGTTGACTGAATTCTCTCTTACATGTAGCCCACCTGCTTCCTGAAAACGCCCTCCATCTTGTCTCTTTGCTTACTaccacaggatttttttttttttgtaacacttTGTATCATGTTTTGGTCATGGCATGCTGACGCTGCATAATTATTTTCTTCGGGTAATTTCAAGCAGATGGTTGTTTATAACCTACTTAAATGTTATGGCATTACTTTTCCAACAGAGGACGCTGTCTAAAGAGGAGGTGGAAGGGGTGGGTGGGGCGGAGTGGGTAGGTGTTTATTAGACTGTGGCGGTTGGGGTCTGAACAGAGGTGTGCTCTATGCTCTGGCTGAGGTGGGATCGGTGTGTCCAGCACCAGAACACATAAGCCTCAGTCCATCTCACCGCTGGCCTCACATAGCCATCCTGCACATGTTTACCCTCAAACGCAGTTTGTGAGTGGAGTTCTTTTTTCAAGGTATCTCGCCCACCCTTCTGTCCACCcccttttttgccaaataaacaTTGCACCGGAAATTGCAGGGATATCTGGGATTTTTGAGGGTCCCACTGGAAAGCTGGAGAGGGCTCGAACAAGGGTGCTCTCTGTGACACCTTGGAGGTGAGGGGAGGGCGAAGACTCGAAGGGGGGCAGGAGGGACGGGTGTTGGTAGGGGAGGGGAGTGTGACCTTGGTACTTTGTAGGGTGGACTCACATAAGGATGACACACTCACTTACTAGCAGGTATAGGTGACCCAGTTTCCTCTGACCCCGTCGAGAGTGTGTGCAAAGGTTGACCTCTCTGGTCAGGCAACCAATTAAGTTCAAAAGTCAAAAAAATTATGCCTTGTGACGCAATTCAAGGTGTACTGTGCCCCCTAACAGATAACATGGTAACAGGTTTTCAAAATGTGGCAAAAATTGTTTCAAACAAAACTTCTAGTGCGCATAACTtggccacaagggggcagtaTGATACAATCCTGCAGCCAAATGAAGAAATATTTTACTCCATGTGACTGAGTAATCTGCAATactagaggataaagaatatatgcttgtGAGTATTCttgtattgtctgtctacatgtgttgctgcaccattaGACTTTAAATATCTTAAATAATGTAAAGACGCTATTGTTTAGCCCATCCACGGCATTTCGTTTTGGGCGCTAGCATTAAACTAGCTGGCTTGAAAGCAAAGTTACTGCGTGTTTTTGCTTTTAATACATAATGTGAGATCCTATTTATATTTACTTTGACATTAAATTGTAACTGGAAGGGGCATATTAAACAGCATGAAATGTTGACTTGAGTTCACTGCAACCCTACAAATATTTGCAcaagtcaaagaaaaaaaaaaagtagcatcCTTGAAGAATTTGCAAGTCGGGTCACTCCTATCACAAGGCACAAATTTTCTATATAATAACAACCAAGAGGATTACAGTTGATGACGTATTTATCCGTAATGCTTTCActtatcatttttttcccccatttggGATTCTTCTCATTCAATCTGGTCTGTAATTGAGATGTCATCTTATTCTCTTTGGTATACCATGTCATGGTTAGTATCAATTACCCTACATGCAATGTGCTCATGGGACGTATTTATACATCCATGTGGGAAAACAGGAATGCGCCATTATAGATTCAAATGAATGATTTTCTCTTCTTTCATTTGGGGTTAAGCGTATGTCTGCAGAGATATAGTGTAAACATCACTTACCCGAAGATGACTGGGCAGCCATTGAAGCAAGTAAGTGCACATGTTGAAAGAAAAGTTTTTGAAAGGTGCTTAAATGGAGACACGTGTATATGACACACCTGTCAGCTGCATCGTCTTATTTTCCTGACTTTACTCTGATTTGTTCCAGTGTTTGGGGAGTCAACATTAAAGTTCCTGTTcttggtttaaaaataaaatacaagttAATTCACCACAAATCCTTTCTATTTGCTTGTTTTTCTATTTCATTTCTTTCTGTTTTGGAACATGTCGTCCACTTAGTGGCCTCTTTTAGGTTATGTCATGGTACTTTTTACCACGGGAAAAGTTGCAACATATCTGTGAGGTCACTGTCGGAAAGATGGACATTGAGGAGAAAAACAGCAGGTCTAAATGTAGCCATGTTGTCACACAAGGGACTTGCAATAATATGATTTTCATGGAGGCTGCAATTCTACTGTATTTTAATGTGAGTATACTTAAAAGCATCGTGAACAACTGCTATACTTTATTTGTACTTTCAAGTGGTCCCAAAAATTCCCCCAAATGAGGCTCGTGGCTCAGGCAATGATTTACTGCACAAATTAAGCTGCTTAAAATAGATTGATGGGATATGAGTCAGATAAGAAACCATAATCTGTTTCAGTGCTTAAAGGGGACGTCAACTCCAAAATTTGCTTTATATGTTGTGTGTGTCCCCACATGGCATTCTGAttatattgcatttgtggaatataagTTAGGCATCAAAATTCACCTGATTTTAT encodes the following:
- the txn2 gene encoding thioredoxin, mitochondrial; its protein translation is MAHRLLARRIWTLSAKDIRRLPASSPAVVSASFSTSLQPSSPRVSFLSPTHALPRGLPHTSRRQVSFTVQDNEDFTERVVNSELPVLIDFHAQWCGPCQILGPRLEKAIAKQKGRVAMAKVDIDDHTDLAIEYGVSAVPTVIAMKGGDVVDQFVGIKDDEELDSFVSKIIGK